TATAAAATCCATTTTTTCAGTCTCTCGTGGTAATCTGTGCCAAATTCTTTATCTATATCTTGTGTTACGGCATACATAACATTCTGACAGTTCCATCCTACGCATACAGCTCCCGTGCATGTTCCTGTTAGTCTGTAGCATGTTCTTTTCATTCTTGAATTGGCTATAACATCTTCTTCGCTCATCATAAGGGAGTTAAATCTAAAAATTTTCTCTCCGGTTAGCTTTGATGTTGTGGTAAATATTTCTTCGTATTCCGGATCGTATCCTGCAGCAAAACATCTGCTATGACTCTCTACGGTTCTTTTTGTGGCCGGGTCTGTAGTAACATCTTCAATAAGTTTTCCAAATTTGTAAATGTTTGGCCTCATTTTCCTCAAAGACTCTTTGTACTCCTCAGCAGTTTTCATTGTAACACCTCCTAAAAAATTATTCTGCACTTCTTGAAATTACTACCCTGAACGGGTCAACTTCTTCTCTTAAAATTTTTAGCTCTTCCTCTGTCGGCGGTTCGGTTTTTCCTATCGGTTCTTCTATTATCAGCTCAAAGCCAGTGTTTTTGATAACATCGTCTACGGTTACTCCAGGGTGTACCGACTCAAGTTTCATTCTTTTTGTTTTCTCATCAAACCCCATAACAGCCAGATTGGTTATGACTTTGTAAGGACCTGTATTTGCCGGGAGCCCTGCTTCTTCTCTTGCGCCTGGTCCCGTTAGATAACCAGGAGTGGTAATGTAATCTATATCGTTTGTAAATCTGCGTGCTGAGTGTGGTGCTAAAATTACGCTTCTCCATGCAAAAGATGCAAAATCGTTT
This genomic stretch from Hippea alviniae EP5-r harbors:
- a CDS encoding CoA-transferase subunit beta, which gives rise to MSEYNAMELMICVAARMFEDGASVSVGTGVPCAAAALAQKLYAPNLLIMFEVGGVAPLLPSMPISIGDSNTVYKAIQTVSMPKIMEMNQRGLVDYAFLGGAQIDMYGNINSTVIGNHDKPKVRFPGSGGANDFASFAWRSVILAPHSARRFTNDIDYITTPGYLTGPGAREEAGLPANTGPYKVITNLAVMGFDEKTKRMKLESVHPGVTVDDVIKNTGFELIIEEPIGKTEPPTEEELKILREEVDPFRVVISRSAE